The proteins below come from a single Aegilops tauschii subsp. strangulata cultivar AL8/78 chromosome 6, Aet v6.0, whole genome shotgun sequence genomic window:
- the LOC109779496 gene encoding DNA replication licensing factor MCM5 yields the protein MSGWDEGAVFYSDQAQFPQGDPAAADITRHSALRKFKEFLRGFTSPTGDFPYRESLVHNRDHVTVAIEDLDAFDAELADRIRKAPADYLPLFETAGSEVLASLRSKVAGETGEMEEPVTGDVQIFLSSKENCVSMRSIGADYMSKLVKIAGIAIAASRVKAKATHVTLLCKNCRSVRTVPCRPGLGGAIVPRSCDHVPQPGEEPCPLDPWIAVPDKSKYVDLQTLKLQENPEDVPTGELPRNVLLSVDRHLVQTIVPGTRLTVIGIYSVFQASGTNNQKGAVGVKQPYIRIVGLEQSRDDNTNGPSHFTLDEEMEFKEFAQRPDAYAKICSMIGPSIYGHGDVKKAIACLLFGGSKKRLPDGVRLRGDIHALLLGDPSTAKSQFLKFVEKTAPIAVYTSGKGSSAAGLTASVTRDSNSREFYLEGGAMVLADGGVVCIDEFDKMRPEDRVAIHEAMEQQTISIAKAGITTVLNSRTSVLAAANPISGRYDDLKTAQDNIDLQTTILSRFDLIFIVKDVRMYEQDKRIANHIIKVHASGAATQVNRNADTNEGENWLKRYVEYCRNTCRPRLSEKAAEMLQNKYVEIRQKMRQQSHETGRAAAIPITVRQLEAIIRLSESLAKMRLTSVATPEHIEEAFRLFNVSTVDAARSGINEHLNLSPEIANEIKQAEAQIKRRMGIGSHISERRLLDELNRMGLNESIVRRALVIMHQRDEVEYKRERHVIVRKA from the exons atgtcgGGCTGGGACGAGGGCGCCGTCTTCTACAGCGACCAGGCGCAGTTCCCGCAGggcgaccccgccgccgccgacatcacCCGCCACTCCGCCCTCCGCAAGTTCAAGGAGTTCCTCCGCGGCTTCACCAGCCCCACCGGCGACTTCCCCTACCG CGAGAGCCTCGTGCACAACCGCGACCATGTCACCGTCGCCATCGAGGACCTCGACGCCTTCGACGCCGAGCTCGCCGACAGGATCCGCAAGGCGCCCGCGGATTACCTGCCGCTG TTCGAGACGGCCGGGTCCGAGGTTCTCGCCAGCCTACGGTCGAAGGTCGCCGGCGAGACCGGGGAAATGGAGGAGCCCGTCACCGGCGATGTGCAGATCTTCCTGTCCTCCAAGGAGAATTGCGTCTCCATGAGATCTATTGGG GCCGATTACATGTCGAAACTGGTGAAGATTGCGGGTATTGCAATTGCCGCATCGAGGGTGAAGGCCAAGGCCACTCATGTGACACTGCTCTGCAAGAACTGCAGGAGTGTGAGGACTGTGCCGTGCAGGCCAGGCCTCGGTGGGGCTATTGTCCCACGATCCTGTGATCATGTTCCTCAG CCTGGAGAAGAGCCTTGCCCCCTGGACCCCTGGATTGCAGTCCCTGACAAGAGCAAGTATGTGGATCTACAGACTCTCAAATTGCAGGAAAATCCCGAG GATGTTCCAACCGGTGAGCTTCCAAGGAATGTGCTGCTTTCTGTAGATAGACATCTTGTCCAGACAATTGTTCCAGGGACTAGATTAACTGTGATTGGCATCTACAGTGTATTCCAGGCATCCGGGACGAACAA CCAGAAAGGTGCTGTTGGAGTTAAACAGCCCTACATTAGAATCGTTGGGTTAGAGCAGTCTCGAGATGACAACACAAATGGCCCCTCACATTTCACACTCGATGAG GAAATGGAATTCAAAGAATTTGCACAGAGGCCAGATGCATATGCCAAGATTTGTTCAATGATAGGCCCTTCAATTTATGGTCATGGTGACGTCAAGAAAGCTATTGCTTGCCTTCTGTTTGGGGGATCAAAAAAG AGGCTACCAGATGGTGTCCGTTTGAGAGGGGACATTCATGCCTTGCTTTTGGGTGATCCATCCACAGCAAAATCCCAG TTTCTGAAGTTTGTAGAGAAGACAGCACCAATTGCAGTCTATACCTCTGGAAAAGGTTCATCTGCAGCTGGTCTTACAGCATCTGTAACCCGGGATAGTAACTCG CGTGAATTTTATTTGGAAGGAGGAGCCATGGTATTGGCTGATGGTGGAGTAGTTTGTATTGATGAATTTGACAAAATGAGGCCTGAAGACAG AGTTGCAATTCATGAAGCCATGGAGCAGCAGACCATATCTATTGCCAAGGCTGGCATTACAACAGTACTCAATTCAAGGACCTCAGTTCTTGCAGCTGCCAATCCAATTTCAGGGCGTTATGATGACCTTAAG ACTGCACAAGATAACATAGACCTGCAGACAACAATCCTTTCTCGATTTGATCTAATCTTCATAGTTAAAGATGTCAGAATGTATGAGCAAGATAAG CGAATAGCAAACCACATCATTAAGGTGCATGCCAGTGGTGCTGCAACTCAAGTAAACAGGAATGCAGATACCAATGAAGGAGAGAATTGGCTGAAAAG GTATGTTGAGTACTGCCGCAACACATGTAGACCACGACTCTCAGAAAAAGCAGCAGAGATGCTGCAGAACAAATATGTTGAGATCAGACAG AAAATGAGACAACAATCCCATGAGACAGGAAGAGCTGCAGCCATACCCATCACTGTGAGGCAGCTTGAAGCTATTATACGGTTGAGCGAATCTCTTGCAAAGATGAGATT GACTAGTGTGGCTACGCCAGAGCACATCGAAGAGGCATTTAGACTGTTCAACGTCTCCACCGTGGACGCCGCAAGATCCGGAATCAACGAGCATCTGAACTTGTCACCGGAGATCGCAAACGAAATCAAG CAAGCGGAAGCGCAGATAAAGAGAAGGATGGGAATCGGGAGCCACATATCCGAACGTCGGCTGCTCGATGAACTGAACCGGATGGGGTTGAATGAATCCATT GTGAGAAGAGCCCTTGTGATCATGCACCAGAGGGACGAAGTGGAGTACAAGAGGGAGCGCCATGTGATTGTCCGCAAGGCTTGA